From the Mycoplasma putrefaciens KS1 genome, the window CAGAATTAAAAACCTTAGAGCGTAGTGAAATCTTAAATGACCTACGTAAAGGAGTTTATGATGTTGTAGTTGGTGTTAACTTACTAAGAGAAGGTTTAGATCTACCTGAAGTTAGTTTAATTTGTATTTTAGATGCAGATAAGCAAGGATTTTTAAGAAATTATCGTTCATTAATTCAAACAGTTGGAAGAGTTGCTAGAAATGAACATGGTAAAGCAATTATGTATGCTGATAGCACTAGTCAAGCAATGCAACAAGCTATAGATGAAACAAATCGTAGACGTCAAATTCAACAAGAATATAATCAAAAAAACAATATCGTTCCTAAAACAGTCTCAAAACAAATTGTTGAATCAGTATTAAGTAAAAAATCAAAACAAGCAATTGAAAAAGCTAAAAAAATTAGAAATTCTAAGCAAAAACTTGAAACACTACAAAAAGCAATTGATGATTTACGACAAGAAATGCTTTTAGCAGCTAAAGAATTAGATTTTGAAAGAGCTGCAGTTTTAAGAGACACAATTATTGAATTAGAAAACCAAAAAACATCTAGTTAGGAGAGTTATTATGAGTAAAGATAAAATCATAATTAAAGGAGCAAGAGAACACAATTTAAAAAATGTTGATCTTGAAATCCCTAAAAATAAATTAGTTGTTTTTACAGGATTGAGCGGTTCAGGTAAATCATCTTTGGCATTTTCAACTATCTATGCAGAAGGACGAAGACGTTATATTGAATCGCTTTCTGCTTATGCTAGACAATTTTTAGGCGGTAATGAAAAACCAGATGTTGATTCAATTGAAGGATTATCTCCTTCAATTTCAATTGATCAAAAAACTACTAGTCACAACCCAAGATCAACAGTTGGAACAGTAACTGAAATTTATGATTATTTACGTTTATTGTATGCAAGAATTGGTGTGGCTTATTGTGTTAATGGTCATGGTCAAATTCAAGCCATGTCTATTGCTGAAATAGTTAATAATATTAAACAAACAACAACTAACGATCAGCAAATTCAAATTTTATCACCAATTATTAGAGATAAAAAGGGAACACATAAAGATATATTAGATAAATTACAAGCTGATGGGTTTATTCGTGTAATTGTTGATGATCAACTAAAAATGCTTGATGATCAAATTGATCTAGATAAAAATCAAAGACACAATATTGATATAGTTGTTGACAGAATTATTTATCAAAATAATGATGAAACCAATTCAAGAGTTTTTAGTGCAGTTGAAACAGGGTTGAAGTATTCAAATAACTTAATAAAAATTGCTTATCTAGATAATGACCAAAAAACTGAAAAATTATTTTCAACTTCTTTTGCATGTAAAGAATGTGATTTTGTTGTTCCTGAATTAGAACCAAGATTATTTTCTTTTAATGCACCACTAGGAGCTTGTAGTGAATGTAATGGGTTAGGTGTAAATTTAGAACCTGATGTTAATTTAATTATGCCTAATATGAATCTTTCAATTAATGAAGGCGGAGTTAGTTATTATAAAAACTTTTTAAATACTGATAATTTAGAATGACAAAAGTTTCGAACTTTGTGTGATTATTATTATATTGATTTAAATCTACCGTTAAATGAATTAACTAAAAAACAAATTGAAGTTATTTTATGAGGAAGTGACCGAGAAGTTGATATTAAATTAATAAGTAGTAATGGTAAAAAATACGAAAGTTTTGATTATATTGAAGGAACTGCACAATTAATTAAAAGAAGATATTTTGAAACCAAATCTGAAGAAATTAGAAACTGATATGCTAAATTTATGTCTTCAACAACTTGTATGTTATGTAAAGGTTCACGATTAAATGACATAGCACTGTCAGTTAAAATTAATAACAAGACAATTTTTGATTATACTAATATGAGCATTAGTGAAGAGTTAGACTTTTTATTAAATATTGAACTAACTGATACTCAAACAACAATTGCTAAACTGGTTTTAGATGAAATTATTTCAAGAACTAACTTTTTAAATGAAGTTGGTTTAGGATATTTAAATCTATCAAGAACAGCAACCACACTAAGTGGTGGAGAGTCTCAAAGAATTAGATTAGCAAAACAAATTGGCTCACAGCTAACTGGAATTTTATATGTCTTAGATGAACCTTCAATTGGATTACATCAAAAAGACAATGATCGATTAATTAATACTTTAAAACACTTAAGAGATTTAGGAAATACTTTAATTGTAGTTGAGCATGATGAAGATACTATGAAAGCTAGTGACTGAATAGTTGATATTGGTCCTAAAGCTGGTGAAAATGGTGGAGAAATTACTTTTTCAGGAACTTACCAACAAATTTTAAATTCAGATACTATTACAGGTAAATATTTATCAAAAAGATTAACAATTCCAGTTCCTAAACACCGTAGACCTGGAAATAAAAAATTTATTCAAATAATTAAAGCAAGTGAAAATAATTTAAAAAATATTGATGTTTCTATTCCTTTAAATAAATTTGTCACAATTACTGGAGTTAGTGGTTCAGGCAAATCAACTCTATTAGAAGACATTGTTTATAAAGGTTTACAAAACAATTTGTCTAAAGAATATGTTCCAACTGGTAAGGTAAAAGAAATTAGAGGAGTAGAAAATATTAATAAAGTGATTTATATTTCTCAAGAACCAATTGGAAAAACGCCACGAAGCAACCCAGCAACCTATACATCAGTTTTTAATGATATAAGAGATTTGTTTACTAACTTACCCGAAGCAAAAATTAGAGGTTATAAAAAAGGAAGATTTTCATTTAATGTTGCGGGAGGAAGATGCGAACACTGTCAAGGTGACGGAATTATCACCATTTCAATGCAATTTATGCCAAGTGTTGAAGTTGTTTGTGAAGTCTGTGAAGGAAAACGCTATAATAGTGAAACTTTAATGGTTAAGTATAAAAATAAATCGATTGCTGATGTTTTAAATATGACGGTTAGTCAAGCATACGAATTTTTTGAAAATATTCCGCAAATTAAATCTAAACTACAAACTATTTTAGATGTTGGTTTAGGTTATATTAAACTTGGTCAAAATGCAACTACTTTAAGTGGTGGAGAATCTCAAAGAATTAAACTGTCTACTCACTTGTTAAAAAAACAAACTGGAAATACGATGTTTTTATTAGATGAACCAACCGCAGGATTGCATATTGATGATGTCAAAAGGTTGATTAGTGTTTTAAATAAATTAGTTGATCTAGGAAATACAGTTTTGTGCATTGAGCATAATTTAGATTTTATTAAAGTTTCAGATCATATTATTGATTTAGGTCCTGATGGTGGTGAGTTTGGTGGTAGAGTTGTTGCAACTGGAACTCCTGAACAAGTATCTGAATCTGACAAATCATACACAGCTAAGTACTTGAAAGGTTATTTATAATGATTTTAGTTGAAGAATTTTTATTTGAATGATTAACTAGAGACAAAAGCGTTGATATTTTTAAAGAAGTTTTAGAAGAATTGAATCATCTTGAAAAAAAATTACCAACTATTAATGTGGTTGGTACTAATGGTAAGGGTTCAACTTCTTTTTATATATCACAAGGTTTAAAGCAAAAATATCAAAAAGTAGGATTATTTATTTCTCCTGCTTTTATTTATCATAATGAAAGAATTCAAATTAATAACACTCCTATTAGTGATGATGATTTAAAAAAATATATAAAAAAAGCTCAAAAATATATGTACAAATATTGTTTAAACTTTTTTGAAATGTGAACTCTGATTATGATTATGTACTTTGTTGATAATAACGTTGATATTGTAGTTTGTGAAGCGGGAATCGGTGGGTATAAAGATACTACTAACTATTTAGCTAATCAGATACTTACAGCTATTAGCTCTGTTTCAATTGATCATACTGATTTTTTAGGAAATACTATTCAAGAAATTATTTTTCAGAAAATAAATATTGCAAAACCAAATACTAAACTAATTGTTAGTGCGGATAATTTAACATATCAAAAAATTATTTTAGATAAATTAATTAATAGAAATGTAGAAGTAATTTTTGCAGATAAAGTTGCTGATGAAATTGATTATCAACAAGCAAATAAAGGTCTTGCAAAAAAAGTTTTAGAACAATTTGATATTTATGATGATAGTATTTTTAAACTAACCAAACCTTTGGGAAGATTTAGTGTTTTACAAACTGATCCATATTATTTTGTAATTGATGGAGCACATAATGTTGATGCAATAGATCGACTAATCACAACTACAAAAAAACTTGAAAAGAACTTTATTGTTTTGTATGCAAGCAGTTCAACTAAAGATTATCAAACTTCATTAAAATTATTAAATCAAAGTTTTGATCAAGTTTATATCACTAATTTTGATCATATTAAAGCTTGAAGCATTGAAAATATAGATTATAAAAATAAGGTTTTTGACTGAGAAACATTTTTAAAAAATAATAATGAAAATATTTTAGTTTGTGGAAGTTTATATTTTATTCCACAAGTTTATCAATGATTTGAAAGTAGAAAAAATTCAAATTTTAATAATTAGATGTTATTAAAGAGATTTTTTAGCGCTTGATAATAGATCCAAAATTTAATAGTTGAATTATCTAGTTTTATCGACATTTTTATTTTATTTATCAAATGTATTGTTATTTATTAAGAAATTTAATACTTGTAAGTAACTTGTTATTCTAACTTATATTTTTTAAATAACTTTTTAAGTTTAGTTCTATTATCATTATATGCTCTGATGCTTTGCTTTATTTCTGAATGGACTTGATCAAACTTCTTGTTAAACTGCTTGAGCTAATGTTTCAAAATTATAAGCAAAAGCAACATGAGATATTACAATATCTTTAATAGCTTTTTTGAAATTTTTACCACCAATTTTTTCGGAATTAAAATCTGGGTTATATCTCAAATGAGAATTGTATAATTCATAAACACTTTTAGAAACTTCTTAAATGTTTTGAAATTGATTTCTGGATTTTGGCTTATTTATTTTATACCTACTGTATCTGTACAAGCGACAACTACAATACCAGAACCTAGGAATGAAAATGTAGTTAATAAAGTTAAAATTTTTTTCATTTAATATTTCTTCTTATTTTTTGCATTTTCATATAATAACATATTAAGAAGTTCAAATTTATAAACTAAGGTTTGTTTAAAAATCTGGTAGCTAATTAAAATAAATTAGACTTGATAAAAATAAAAAGTTTATATTAATTTAATATTTTCAAGAGCACTTTGTTTAGAATTTATTGTTTTAAAAATTAAATTAAATTATTATATTTATTGATAATGACTTAAAAGTATCTAAGGAGCGTTATGAAAAAAGTAAATAAATTCTTAGCAGCTTTACCAGTAATTTTTATTACTTCACTTAGCGCTATTTCATGTACTAATAAATCCAACAAGATTGATATAGATAATAATAATAATAATAATAATAACGGTGTAAATAAACCAGATAATAATCACAAAAAACCCGATTCTCAAAATAATCCTGTTGAAGATTTTAAAGATTTAGACAGTTTAAAAACAGAAATTGATTTTCAACATTATAATTTTTACAAAGAAAAAGATCCAATAACTGCTTGAAGTTCTTTAAAAAATGACACAGAAACAATATCTAAAAGTATTTTTGAAGGGAATATCGAACTAAAAAACAAGTACAGATTAGAAGTTGATTCAAATATAAATCCAAGTTTTGATCAAGAAAATGGAGTAATAAATAACGTATCTATTAAATTTATTAAAACTATTTCTTCAAATTCACAATCAGTAACAAAAAAATTTACTTTTAAAGGATTTAAAGGAAAAGAAAACAACTTTGTAAATAATAAGAATGATTATTTAATACAAAAAGAACTTGATGAAAATCTTAAAGGTATATTCCCATCAATGATGGCTTATATGCTGTTATATTTTGAAAATGTAAATGAATATGAAAAACTACAAGCTAGTGGAAATGTTATTAATTTTGAAGAATTGAAAAATGTAAACCACAATTTATTTAAAGACAAATTTGGTGGCTTCAGCGTTGGAACTAAAGAATTATTATTTGATTATAAAGATGGGTTAGAAAAGCTATATAAAAACAAGATAACTCAAGCATCATTTGACGATATTAACGGTATTTTAAAACTAAGTGTAGATATTCAAAATTCTGATAATAGTTCTAGAGAACCAAGTATTGTTAAAGAATTTACTTTTAAAGGATTTAGAAAAGCTAATTTTAAAAATCCAGAACAAAATGTTATATCTGTCTTCTTAACACAAAGTGATTTTAGAGAAATAATAGAGAATACCAATATTGAAAAAATAATAAAAAATATAGTAGAAAAGTCTAATAATACAGATAATAATATTTCAGTAGAAAACAATAGTCATTTTAATGAATTTTTAACAAAGCAAATCAAAAGAGAAGTATTAAAGAAATTAAAAGTCACTATCATTGATAATGAACACAGTATCTATAACTCAACACAAACTTTAGCTATTCAAAACCAAAAAAACGGAAATAAGCGATCAATTTTAGGACTAAATGGAAATATGTCATTATATCCATTTAATACCCAAATAACTAGCGATTCAATTAAAGAGATTTATCTAAATTATGAAAAGGAAAATAAGAAGTTAAAAATTGAATTCAATCTTGAGATCCCGTTCTATTCGACACCACTAAGTGATTTGAGATCTCATGCAGTAAGCTTGGAGAAAAAGATTTTATTGAAAATTACGTCTCAATATACATTAAATTAATCAATCAACGTACAAAAATATAAAATTTAACAATTAAAATATAGACCTATCATTTGTTTTGATAGGTTTTTTTCTTACCTACTACACTTTCTAAATAATTTTTTAATTTTATCTTGTTGTTATGTATTAATTAATGACTTATATTACTTCCTTTTTAATACAATTTTCGCTTTCAGTTTTCTTGATTTTAGTTGTATTAGTTAAAGACCTATCGTGATGATATAACACAATTTGTTAAGATATGTACAACTACACTTGAAAAAGATTTCCTCTTTAATTCAAATAGATAGGACCCTTTTTAAATATCAATTATACAAATCTTATATTTTTTGAGAAAGATCTTTAAAATTTTAAAGATAGTTTTTATATGTTCTTGCACTTTTTTGTCAGACTTAACTTAATCCTTGTGATTATTATTTTGTTTATTTTCGTGATCATTCATTTTTGCTATTTTAATTTTTTGTTTTGCTTGATAAGTAATTGATACAAAACTAGAGAATTCCTGTTAAATTATTCTCTTTGCTCAATATTTCTCTTTAGATCTGTTTAATAGGTTATTCAGTAGTAGGTTTAGAGACACTAATTTAATTTTTATAATTACGATGATATGCTATTTGCACATTTAAATTAATAAGGCAACCAGTTAGTTTAAAAAATGTTTTTCATTTGCAAGTTACAAGATTATTTTAATTTAGTTAGTATAGTCTAAAAATTTTATAGAATAGTTCTTAATTTACTTAAAATATAATTTAAATTCATTTGTATCTATCTTTGTCTTAGCAAATGCCAAATCAGTAATTTATTAATTTTAATATTCAGTTAAAATTGTTATCATTTTATCCAGTATTTGCTATAAATACGTGATTTTTATACATTTTAACTTATCTTTTTAAAGAGCCGGAAACTTAAGGGTGGTTTGTAATTTTTTTGATCTTTTGATCCTTTTCCATTAATAAAAAAACAAAAAAATAGAGTATTTTTTGATATGGAAAAATTTTTAACTTTGTTCTAAAATATAGACTATGGCTTAAAGTCAAAGGAGAAAAAATGAAAAAAATATTAGATTTTAAAAAAGCCAAGGAAAGAAATGTACACGCATTTTTTTCAAAATTCGCTAAGTCTATTTTGACGTTTGTTGCTTTATTACCAGCTGCTGGGTTAACAATCATTTTAGGAAAAATAATTGGTCCTTTAGGACTGGGGAATATTAAACAAGTTTCAACTGTTTTCAACCAAATTGGTGGTGTGATTGAAAACGTTGGATGAGCAGCGTTCACACATATGGGTGTATTGTTTGCTGTTGCTATTGGTGGAACATGAGCAAAAAATAGATATGGTGGATCATTTGCTGCAGCATTTTCTTATTTTATTTTGCTGGCTGTTGGTTCAAGTATGTTTATAACAAGAACTGTCACAGATGAAACTGGTGAAACGCATGTTGAATTTTTAAACTACATTTTAGGTAGATGAGAAAGACAAGATCTATTTTTTGGTTTACAAGAAGGGGTTCTATCTATTAGATATGATGCTATGGGTGGAATTGGTATGGGATTTGTTGGAGCGATGATTTACAACAAATACTACAATTTTGATAAGTTACCTAAAGCACTTTCATTTTTCAATGGTTCAAGATTTGTTCCATTTATGGTGATTTTAATAGTACTACCTTTATCAGTTATTATAGGTTTATTTTGACCCCTTGTTCAAACTGGTATTAATGCACTAGGAAACTTTGTTGTTAAAAGACAAGATATTAAATTTTTAATGCCATTTATCTATGGTACATCTGAAAGATTGCTATTACCTTTTGGTTTACACCA encodes:
- a CDS encoding bifunctional folylpolyglutamate synthase/dihydrofolate synthase — its product is MILVEEFLFEWLTRDKSVDIFKEVLEELNHLEKKLPTINVVGTNGKGSTSFYISQGLKQKYQKVGLFISPAFIYHNERIQINNTPISDDDLKKYIKKAQKYMYKYCLNFFEMWTLIMIMYFVDNNVDIVVCEAGIGGYKDTTNYLANQILTAISSVSIDHTDFLGNTIQEIIFQKINIAKPNTKLIVSADNLTYQKIILDKLINRNVEVIFADKVADEIDYQQANKGLAKKVLEQFDIYDDSIFKLTKPLGRFSVLQTDPYYFVIDGAHNVDAIDRLITTTKKLEKNFIVLYASSSTKDYQTSLKLLNQSFDQVYITNFDHIKAWSIENIDYKNKVFDWETFLKNNNENILVCGSLYFIPQVYQWFESRKNSNFNN
- a CDS encoding LppA family lipoprotein produces the protein MKKVNKFLAALPVIFITSLSAISCTNKSNKIDIDNNNNNNNNGVNKPDNNHKKPDSQNNPVEDFKDLDSLKTEIDFQHYNFYKEKDPITAWSSLKNDTETISKSIFEGNIELKNKYRLEVDSNINPSFDQENGVINNVSIKFIKTISSNSQSVTKKFTFKGFKGKENNFVNNKNDYLIQKELDENLKGIFPSMMAYMLLYFENVNEYEKLQASGNVINFEELKNVNHNLFKDKFGGFSVGTKELLFDYKDGLEKLYKNKITQASFDDINGILKLSVDIQNSDNSSREPSIVKEFTFKGFRKANFKNPEQNVISVFLTQSDFREIIENTNIEKIIKNIVEKSNNTDNNISVENNSHFNEFLTKQIKREVLKKLKVTIIDNEHSIYNSTQTLAIQNQKNGNKRSILGLNGNMSLYPFNTQITSDSIKEIYLNYEKENKKLKIEFNLEIPFYSTPLSDLRSHAVSLEKKILLKITSQYTLN
- the uvrA gene encoding excinuclease ABC subunit UvrA, producing the protein MSKDKIIIKGAREHNLKNVDLEIPKNKLVVFTGLSGSGKSSLAFSTIYAEGRRRYIESLSAYARQFLGGNEKPDVDSIEGLSPSISIDQKTTSHNPRSTVGTVTEIYDYLRLLYARIGVAYCVNGHGQIQAMSIAEIVNNIKQTTTNDQQIQILSPIIRDKKGTHKDILDKLQADGFIRVIVDDQLKMLDDQIDLDKNQRHNIDIVVDRIIYQNNDETNSRVFSAVETGLKYSNNLIKIAYLDNDQKTEKLFSTSFACKECDFVVPELEPRLFSFNAPLGACSECNGLGVNLEPDVNLIMPNMNLSINEGGVSYYKNFLNTDNLEWQKFRTLCDYYYIDLNLPLNELTKKQIEVILWGSDREVDIKLISSNGKKYESFDYIEGTAQLIKRRYFETKSEEIRNWYAKFMSSTTCMLCKGSRLNDIALSVKINNKTIFDYTNMSISEELDFLLNIELTDTQTTIAKLVLDEIISRTNFLNEVGLGYLNLSRTATTLSGGESQRIRLAKQIGSQLTGILYVLDEPSIGLHQKDNDRLINTLKHLRDLGNTLIVVEHDEDTMKASDWIVDIGPKAGENGGEITFSGTYQQILNSDTITGKYLSKRLTIPVPKHRRPGNKKFIQIIKASENNLKNIDVSIPLNKFVTITGVSGSGKSTLLEDIVYKGLQNNLSKEYVPTGKVKEIRGVENINKVIYISQEPIGKTPRSNPATYTSVFNDIRDLFTNLPEAKIRGYKKGRFSFNVAGGRCEHCQGDGIITISMQFMPSVEVVCEVCEGKRYNSETLMVKYKNKSIADVLNMTVSQAYEFFENIPQIKSKLQTILDVGLGYIKLGQNATTLSGGESQRIKLSTHLLKKQTGNTMFLLDEPTAGLHIDDVKRLISVLNKLVDLGNTVLCIEHNLDFIKVSDHIIDLGPDGGEFGGRVVATGTPEQVSESDKSYTAKYLKGYL